CTAGTAAGGTCTCTGGGAGCTTCTGCGTCGACGGCGCTCAGAAACAGGATTACCTTAGGAGGTAGCGTGGCTTTCTTTCCCCTCTGGTCCGATCTGGTAGGCCCTCTTCTGGCCCTAGGTGCGTCGGTAGATCTGGTGGGAGCCTCCGAGGGGGCATATCCCCTGAAGGAGTTCGTCTCCAACCGCTCTATCTTTAAGGGGTCGGTGATCCGCTCGATCTCGATTCCAGACGAAAGCTGGGACAGCTGGTACTACCGAGAGGTTAGGGTTGGATTCGACTATCCTGGCTTCACCGTGGCCATGCTGGCCCGGAGGTCCGATGGATGTCTTGAGGATTTCAGGGCGGTGGTTGTAGGGACGAAAGACAGGTTCTCCATACTGGACGGCGTGATGGACGGTTTCAAGGGGAAAAGGTACGGCGAGATAGACGTTACATCCTTAGGGGATTCTCTGGAGCTGGAGTTTCCCGACAAAAAGTCCGGTTCTGGGGATTACTTTAAGCAGGTGTCGGCGGTCTGGTTCGAGCGTGGTCTGTCCGATCTTCTGGAAAGGTAGGGGTCCATATGATAGGTAAGTTTAAGATAAACGGAATAGAGAGCAACCTTACTTTCGAGGACGACGCTACTTTACTCCAGGTGTTGAGGGATTCGGGCCATACCGACGTCAAGAGGGGCTGTGATACCGGAGACTGCGGTGCCTGTGCGGTCCTCCTAAATGACGAGCTGGTCAACTCCTGTAAGGTTTTTGCCGCTTCAGTGATCGACGGGGAGATAATAACCGTTCAAGGGCTAGGTACCTTACACAGGCCTCACGTCATTCAGAAGGCTTTTGTCGACGCCGGTGCGGTTCAATGCGGCTTTTGCACCCCTGGCATGATAATGGCGACCTACGCCTTGCTATCCAAAAACCTTAACCCCAACGACGACGATATCCGTGTCGCCTTGGACGGCAACAAGTGCCGTTGTACGGGATACGTAAAGATATTCGATGCCGTGCGCCTCGCCGCCGAAAGGATGAGAGATAATGGATAAAAATTTCTCCTACGTGGGTCAGGACACAGAGAAAGTAGATGGTCTTTCTCTGGTGACCGGTACCGGTCGCTACACCGACGATTTTAGTGGCTCAGGAACCCTCCACGTGGCGATGCTATGCTCTCCCCATCCTCACGCTCTGATAAAGGACATAGACATATCTCAGGCTCAAGCCATGGCCGGTGTGTTGGATGTGTTGTGCTATAAAAACGCCTACGACGATATGCCTAAGGTGGTACACACCACCGCCGGTCAGGGCTTTCCCGAGCCCTCTCCTTACGACTCCTGGCTTTTCGACGACAAGGTCCGTTTCGTAGGCGATCGGGTCGCTGCGGTGGCCGCAGCGACGCTGGACATAGCCAGGGAGGCGGCGTCCAAGATCAAGGTTGAATACGAGCTTTTAGAGCCTCTTTTCGATCCTGAGAGGGCGATGGAGCCCGGGGTTCCTGTGGTTCACGACAGGGACGAGTATATGCCTATACCGGTTCCCTACGATCCCGGAAAGAACCTTATGGCGGAGAAGATATTCACCATAGGGGACGTTGACAAAGGCCTTTCGGAGGCCGAGTTCGTCCTGGATCAGGTCTACCATACCCACTGTGCTCACCACTGTATGATGGAGCCCCATTCGGCCTTTGCCACCTTCGACGATAACGGAAGGCTGGTTATCTACAGCTCCACCAGCGTCCCCTTCCACGTCAGGAGGATCGTCGCCCAGGTGTTGAGCTATCCTCTGAGGAAGATCCACGTCATAAAGCCCAGAGTTGGAGGGGCTTACGGCGGTAAACAGGAGGCCTTTATGGAGCCCTTAGCGGCAAAGTTCGCCCTTAGGACCGGTCGTCCTGTCAAGTTCATCCTCTCCAGAGAGGAGGTCTTTACCTCCTCGAGGACCAGACACGCCATGAGGGTCCACATAACCACAGGGTTTAAAAAGGACGGGACCATGACTGCCCTCAAGATGGACGACCTCATGGACTCGGGAGCCTACGGATCCCACGGTCTGACGGTGCTCTGCAACGCTGCCTCCAAGGTTCTGCCTCTGTTCAACAAGGTCAAAAACGTCCAGTTCATCGGTAGAACCGTCTACACCAACAACCCTGTAGGCGGGGCCTATAGGGGATACGGCGTGACTCAGGCGACCTTCGGCTTTATGCAGCACGTGGATATGATAGCCAGACAGACCGGTCAGGATGTCCTGGAGTACATCAAAAAATGGCACATAAAAGAGGGTGAGGGCTCGCCGGTCTTCGAGGCAATAGGAGAGGGCAAGGCGGGAGTAGCTCAGGTCATAACCTGCTGTAAGCTCAGCCGCTGTATTGACCTTGGGGCGGAGGCTATCGGCTGGTACGACAAGAGGGATAAACGTATATCCACCTCCCCCGATAAGGTCAGAGGGGTCGGCATGGCGGTCTCCATGCAGGGCTCGGGTATCCCTCTGATAGACATGGGAAGTGCCTATATGAAGCTAAACGAGGACGGATCTTGCAACCTTCTCATGGGAGCCACCGACACAGGAACGGGGTCGGACACCGTTATGTGTCAGATCGCCGCGGAGGTGCTCAACATAGACCCTGAGATGGTGATCCCTCTTGCCTCCGACACCGACGTCACCCCCTTCGACGACGGGGCCTACGCCTCCTCGGGTACCTACGTATCAGGAGGAGCTGTTCGGGTCTGTGCGGAGAACTTCCGGGATAACATCCTAAAGGCTGCGTCGATGATGCTGGAGGTGCCTCAAGACAGGCTCGAGACCGCTGGGGGAGTGGTGTGGGACAAAGACGACAGGGAGAAATCCGCCGACTTCGGAGCCATCTGTTGCTATTCTATGTACGGCGCTGGGGAGAAGATGCACCAAATACAGGGTTATGGATCCTACACCTCTCCGGTCTCTCCGCCTCCTTTTATAGCTCAGTTTGCCGAGGTAGAGGTCGATAGGCGGACCGGAGACGTTAAGGTGCTCAAGTTCGTCAGCGCGGTGGACTGCGGAAAGGCCCTAAACCCCAAGATGACCGAAGGTCAGGTAGAGGGAGGGGTCCTAAACGGAATTGGCTTCGCCCTCAGGGAGCAGTATCAGTTCGACTCAAAGGGCAGAATGACAAACCCGGACTTCGGAAACTACAAGGTCTTTGGATCTCTGGACGTACCGGAGATAAAGACGATTCTGGTCGATGCCTACGAGGAAACCGGTCCCTTCGGGGCCAAGTCGGTTTCGGAGGTATGTATAAACGGACCGGCTCCTGCCATCGCCAACGCCATTTTCGACGCTGTCGGGGTAAGGCTGTTTGATCTGCCTCTGACCTCAGAGAGGGTTTTGGCAGCTATCAAAAAAGGCTAGATCGTTTTTAACAGGGGGCGGCCTGGGGCTGTCCCCTCGTATAGGATCTGGACCAAAGGAGGTGGGAGAGTGAAGAGCTACGTTATAGGCAACGGCGTTGTGGCCGATGGCCTGGGGACTTTTTTAGATCCTGGGGCCGTCGTAGTGGAGGACGGCAAGATCGTAGCGGTGAAACCTATTGAGGAGGTTTCCGCCGACGACGGAGAGTGGCTCGACGTAGGGGGCAGGCTTATACTCCCGGGCTTGGTCAATATGCACCACCATTTCTACTCTCAGTTCGCCTCGGGAATATCCCCACACGGAGATTGTGACGGATTTATCGATGTCTTGCAGGACATGTGGTGGCCCCTTGACGCCGCTATGGATAGAGACGCTGTCTACTGGTCCGGTATCTGTGGCGCTATGGATTCCCTCTGTCACGGCGTGACCACCGTTTTCGACCATCACGCGTCGATGAACTTCGTGGAAGGCGTCCTGGACGTTCTGTCCCAGGGGATAGACGTGGTCGGCCTCAAAGCGGCACTGTGTCTTGAGATGTCCGATAGGCTCGGAAAGGATCGGATAGAGGGCCAGTTTAAAGAAAATCTCAGGTTCTGGAGTGTCAACAGAAATTCGTCTAAGAGGCGAGGTCTGTTAGGGCTTCACGCCAACTTCACCCTCTCCGATGAATCTATGGCCTATATCGGTCGGGAGAGGCCCGGAGATATGGCGATTCACGTCCACTGCGGCGAGGGTCGAATGGACTACGATTACTGTCTTGAGAGAGGGTTTAAGGGCCCGGTGGATCGATTGGATTCCTTCGGTCTGCTGTCCTCCTCCTCTTTGTTGATCCACTGTATCCACATATCCAATGACGACTACCGGATAATAAGGAAAAAATCCCCTGGAGTGGTTACCAACCCCGAGTCCAACGCCAACAACCGAGTGGGATCCATGGACAGGTCTGGGATAGGTTCCTTCCTGCTGGGAACCGACGGAATGTCCGGCGATATGCTGGCCTCCCTTAGATCCGCTTTTTTGCTGGATAGGAAGGCCGATTCCCTCTGGGAGGGCCTGGCAGGTGCGTTTTTTTCAAACCGATACGACTACGTCAGAAAGTTCTTTACCGACGTAAGAGGATTTGAGCCAGGTGCCGCTGCCGATATCGCCGTTCTCGACTACGTTCCTCTGACCCCTATCTCAAATGAAAATCTACTGGGGCACCTGATATTCGGTGCAAAGGGAGGAAAGGCCTTTATGACCATGGTCGACGGCGAGATTTTATGGCGGGAGGGCCGTTTCTCGAACCCCGATCTTGCGGATATACACATGGAGGCCCGAAAGGTAGTTCAGGGCTTTCACAGAAGGTTTTATTCCTCTCCCTGGACCTCTAAGTTGTCCGAGAACCCCAGGGATTTTTCGGTAGAGTAGGAGGCGTTTTTATGGCTGATTTGACGGTTAAAGTAGGAAACCTGTTCTTTGCGAATCCCGTCCTGCCCGCCGCAGGACCTAACGTTATGAAGCTGGAGCAGATGCTGGACGCTGTCGAAGGCGGTGTTGGTGGCATAGTAACCAAGACCGTATCCCGAGAGCCAGCGGTTTACCCAAAGCCCTGTATCGCCAAAGGCCCCTGCGATGGCCTTCTGAACTGCGAGACCTGGGCGGACAAGCCATGGCGAAGCTATTTGGAGGACTACAAAAAGGTCAAACAGACCGGTGTGCCTTTGATCTGTTCCATCGGCTATAGCCCGGAGGATGTGGCCGAGCTAGGCAAAGGGCTGGAGGCGGAGGTCGGTCCCGACGGTATAGAGTTCTCCACCCACTACGTAGGCAAGACTCTGGATCCTCTTAAAAAGGTGGCCGACGCCCTTAAAAGCTCTGTCTCCTGTCCTGTCTGGATGAAGGTATCCCCTAGCACACCTGATATTCCGGAGATGGCTAGGGTCATGTCGGACTACGTAGACGGTTTCGTGGCTATCAACTCTGTGGGGCCCGCTCTGGACTTCAATGTAAACGATCCTCGGCCTATGCTGGGCACCGAGGACGGACACGGATGGCTTTCCGGCCCCGCCATCATGGGAACGGCCCTCTACTGCGTATTCCAGATATCCCAGGCCCAGGACAAGCCGGTTATAGGCGTCGGCGGAATCAGGACCGGGGAGGACGCCGTCAAGTTCATCATGGCGGGGGCGTCCCTTGTGGGTTTGTGTTCCGAGGCCATCAGGAAGGGCCCATCCATCTACGGCAATATCGCCAGAGAGATGGGAGATTGGATGGACCGTAAGGGATACCGCTCCATTGACGATATTAGGGGCCTCTATTCTTCCAAGGTCTGCGGTCGTTCGAGATAGGTCTGAGGGGGGAATCGACTTGGGAAACAGACTTAAAATCGTGGGGAAATCGGAGCCAAGAAAGGACGGCTGGGAGAAGGTCACCGGAAGGGCTCTGTTCATAGACGATATACCTCTGGATGGCTGTTGGTACGGAGGGGTCCTTAGGTCCGATGTGGCTAGGGGAAGACTGGTTTCCATCGAAAGGGATCCTGCCTTCGACTGGTCCCGTGTTACGGTGGTGACCTCATCGGACCTGCCAGGCCCCAATATGGTGGCCTCCGTCAGGGACGACTGTCCCATACTGGCGGAGGATAAGGTTTGCTACGTCACCGAGCCTATCGCTCTGGTGGCCGCACCGGACCGGGATACCCTGAAAGAGGCCATGGCCTCTCTTCGTCCTGTGATAGAGCCCGACGGAGAGCCGGTTATCGACGTGCAGGACGCTATAAAGGCCGATCGACTTGTATGGGGCGAGGACAACATAATAAAGTCCTTCGATATAAAAATGGGCGACCTGGACAGGGGCTTTGATGAGGCGGACCTTATCCTCGAGGAGACCTACACTACCCAGCATCAGGAGCAGGTTTATCTCGAGCCTCAGGGAGCTTTCGCCGTTCCCGGCCAGGACCTTAGATCGGTGGATGTAACCATATCCTGTCAGTGTCCCTTTTACGTCCATAATTCGGTCGTAAAGGGCCTCGGATTCGATCCAGATAAAGTGGTGATAAAGCAGTCTATAACCGGAGGTGCCTTTGGAGGAAAGGAATTTTATCCCTCTCTGGTAGCCCTTCACGTGGCGGTGCTGGCCCTTGCCTCGGGAAAGACCGTCAAAATGGTCTTCGACCGCTACGAGGACCTTGCTGCTACGTCTAAGAGACACCCCTCGGTAACCCGCATCAGGTCGGGACATAAGAAGGACGGTACTATAACCGCCATGGACGTGGATTTTATCCTCAACGGAGGCGCTACGACTACCTTAAGCGTCGTGGTCCTTCAAAGAGGGGTGCTTCACGCTACGGGCTGTTATAAAGTCCCTAACGCAAGGGTCTTGGGACGGGCTGTGGCGACCAACCTGCCTCCTAGCGGGGCTTACAGGGGATTTGGGGTTCCTCAATCCATGTTTGCCCTTGAACGGCATATGGATCTTGCGGCGGAAAAACTGGGACTCGATCCTGTGGCCGTAAGGGAGGTAAACCTCCTTGAGGTTGGTGATGCTATTCCATGTGGTCAGATAATGGGACAGGTTGCCGCCAAAGCGGTACTGGATAGGGCCCTGGAGATGTCGGACTACCGCAAAAAAATAGAGGATTTCAAAGCCCATAACCAGGGACAGCCTAAAACCCTGAGAGGAATAGGTTTATCGTTGTTTCTCCACGGCGGTGCCTTTACCGGGTCGGGAGAGGACTACATAAACGGAGTCACCAAAGTCGTCTTCGTTCCCGGAGATACCGCCGAACAGGGCAGGGTGGAGATAAGGATAAGCAGCACCGAAATGGGCCAGGGAGCGGCTACGGTCCTTCCTCAGATAGTCGCCGAAGGGCTAGGGCTGTCTTTAGCAAAGGTGGATTTCATGACCCCTGACACTTCTCAGATATCTAACAGCGGGCCTACCGTGGCCTCCAGGACTACCGTTGTTGTCGGGGCTATCCTCACCAGGTCCGCTGGCGATATGGTCGAGAAGCTGGTGGATTTCCTGACCTCCACCCTTGGTGTGACCGTCACATTCGACGGGAAGGTCTTTTGCGGTGGAGCTCACTGTCTGTCGTTTTTGGAGGCCGCTCATCGCTACTCCCTGGAGGTAGGGGAGCTTATAGGTTGGGGAAAATACCTATCCACCGGAAGCCACTGGGACGACGGTACCAACACCGGAGACGCCTATCCGTCCTACTCTTGGGCTTGTGATGTCGTCGAGGTAGAGATCGACAGGGATACCCTGGAGATAGTCCCTAAAAAACTCCACGCAGTGGTGGAGATAGGTACGGTGATAAATCCCGTTCTAGCACAAGGCCAGTACGAAGGGGGATCCTTACAGGCTCTAGGTTACGGCTGGCTTGAGGATATGGCCGTCAAGGGGGACCGTATAGACGCAGGAAGTCTGAGTAAATACCTGATCCCTACCACTATGGACACCCCTGACTACAACCTAGAGTTTATAGAGGTGCCCTATCAACACGGTCCTTACGGTGCCAAGGGGTTAGGTGAGCTTCCTCACGATGGAGGGGCACCCGCCCTGGCTCAGGCTATCGGTCACGCTCTAGGCGTGTTTCCTAAGGATATTCCGGTGACCCCCGAGAGGATCACCGCCATGTTGGCCTCCAAGGGGGAAAATAGATGAAGATCGAGCTTTACATAAACCGAGAGTTTCATCAGATTGATATAGCTCCTAGGGACAGGCTTTTGGACGTACTTCGTCGTTACAGAGGTCTTACCGGCACAAAAGAGGGCTGTGGCGAGGGAGAGTGTGGAGCCTGTGCGGTCATATTGGACGGCAGGTTGGTTAATAGCTGTATGGTCCCTGCCTTAGAGCTCCACGGCAGCAAGGTTATAACCATAGAGGGGTTAGGGGGGGAGACCGACGCTTTACAGCGGGCCTTTGTGGAGGAGGGGGCGGTCCAGTGCGGTTTCTGCACCCCCGGCATGGTTTTAGCCGCCAGGAGTTTGTTGGCGAGGAAGCCCAGTCCCTCCAGGGATGAGATAAAAGAGGGCCTTGCAGGTAACCTCTGTCGCTGTACTGGCTACGAGAAGATAATAAAGGCGGTATCCAGAGCTGCTCAGGAGGGATATGGCAAAATCGCCGCTTCCGATCTTGAGGATCAAGAGATGGTGAGACCCTCTGAGCCACCTATCCTATCGGAAGACGAAAAGGGCCGAATCTTCTTGCCTTACGATCTGGATCAGGCCTGTGAGGCCCTGGAGAAACACCCTGATATCTGTATGTTGGCTGGAACTACCGACTTCTATCCCGATATCAAAAAGGGAGCCAAGTTTCCAGAAAAGCTCATGGACCTGACCCATCTTTGCGACCTGAAAAAAATAGAGGAGGAAGAGGGAAGTGTGGTAATAGGAAGCGGTGTTACCACCCAGAGGATAGCCGAGGATCCCATCGTCGGTGCATATTTCCCTGCCCTCAGAGATGCTGCTGATATGTCCGCCGCAATCGCCATAAAAAACAAAGCCACTATCGGCGGTAACCTGATGACCGCCTCCCCTGCGGCGGATATGCCTCCTGTTCTGCTCATGCTAGGCGCCTCGGTGATATTCAGGAGTTCATCGGGACGACGGGAGATCCCTATGGAGGATTTCTTCAGGGGATACCGTAAGACCGCTATAGAGCCAGGGGAGCTGCTCGAGTCGGTTAGGATCCCTATTCCTGCGGAGGGAATCTCTCAGGCTTTTTATAAGAGGGGATCTAGAAAGTCTCTCACCATAGCCAGGGTGAACGTGGCCTGTTCCGCAAGGCTGGATGGCGGCGTTATAAGGGACATGAGGGTAGTCGCCGGAACCATGGCAGTTATACCGACGGTCATCACCGCGGTATCCGAGTTGGTCGAGGGCAAGCCTGTCACCCAATCGCTGGTCGAGGCGGTCAAGGAGGCCGCTAGGGATGGAGTCCATCCCAGGACCTCCGAGGAGTACAGGAAGAACATTACGGGAAACCTTGTGGCCAGATTCGTAATGGAGCTTGGACAGGATCTTTAGGAGGTGTATTTATGACCTTGGACGCCGTTTTTAACCGTATGTTGGACGTCATAGAGAATGACATAGTTCCCATAACCAGACAGGGAGTTGCCAATGGACATAAGGTCTTTGGGGCGGCGGTGCTGCTGAAAAAGGATCTATCCCTGGTGCTAGCTGGGACAAACCACGAGCTCGAGTGTCCTCTGTGGCACGGAGAGGTCTACACCATCAAGGAGTTTTATCGCATGGAGAACAGACCCGATCCGGCGGATTGCGTTTTTCTATCCACCCACGAGCCTTGCTCCATGTGCCTCTCTTCCATCGCCTGGGCGGGGTTTCCTGAGTTCTATTTTCTGTTCAGCTACGAGGAGACTAAGGACTCTTTCTCCATCCCTCACGATATAAAGATGATCAAGGAGGTCTTTCTCTGTGACGCACCGTCCAGGGAAAACTCCTTCTACAAGGCCCATCCTCTGGTGGAGATGATACCCTCTCTGTCAGATCCCGAAGGCGCAAAAGAGAGGATAGCCAGAATTCAGGACGAATACGATGAGCTCTCCAGGACATATCAAGCCCGTAAGGACGATAACTCTATACCTTTAAAATAAGCTATCTTCCTTCGTTCTCTATTGCAATGGCAAACTCGATTGGGCTATACTGATACTGGTTCACCTTTTCTTAACGACATGGTTTTGTCTCACCACAACGTCCAATCAGAGGGAGGTCGGAGTAGTTCATGGAAATTCTGAAGGTATCCGCTAGTTCCCAGCCTAAGATGGTAGCAGGGGCCATTGCGGCGGTGATCAGAGAGAGCGGGGCAGTAGAGTGTCAGGCCGTAGGTGCTGGAGCGGTAAACCAGGCTGTCAAATCCATAGCCATAGCGAGAGGATATGTGGCTCCCAACGGAATCGATATGGTCTGCGTTCCGGCTTTCTCGAAGATAGAGATAGGTGGGGAGGAGAGGACCGCGATTCGTTTCCAACTGGAAAAAAGATAACCTACTTAAGGTTATC
The uncultured Dethiosulfovibrio sp. genome window above contains:
- a CDS encoding FAD binding domain-containing protein; translated protein: MDSKWHFPSTVQELVDVVERDNPLIHGGGTGIPRAKVRSAKSVVDLSRMGWDRCEVEGGSIRLGSMCTFSKVARELGELRPGHILVRSLGASASTALRNRITLGGSVAFFPLWSDLVGPLLALGASVDLVGASEGAYPLKEFVSNRSIFKGSVIRSISIPDESWDSWYYREVRVGFDYPGFTVAMLARRSDGCLEDFRAVVVGTKDRFSILDGVMDGFKGKRYGEIDVTSLGDSLELEFPDKKSGSGDYFKQVSAVWFERGLSDLLER
- a CDS encoding (2Fe-2S)-binding protein, whose amino-acid sequence is MIGKFKINGIESNLTFEDDATLLQVLRDSGHTDVKRGCDTGDCGACAVLLNDELVNSCKVFAASVIDGEIITVQGLGTLHRPHVIQKAFVDAGAVQCGFCTPGMIMATYALLSKNLNPNDDDIRVALDGNKCRCTGYVKIFDAVRLAAERMRDNG
- a CDS encoding molybdopterin cofactor-binding domain-containing protein, whose product is MDKNFSYVGQDTEKVDGLSLVTGTGRYTDDFSGSGTLHVAMLCSPHPHALIKDIDISQAQAMAGVLDVLCYKNAYDDMPKVVHTTAGQGFPEPSPYDSWLFDDKVRFVGDRVAAVAAATLDIAREAASKIKVEYELLEPLFDPERAMEPGVPVVHDRDEYMPIPVPYDPGKNLMAEKIFTIGDVDKGLSEAEFVLDQVYHTHCAHHCMMEPHSAFATFDDNGRLVIYSSTSVPFHVRRIVAQVLSYPLRKIHVIKPRVGGAYGGKQEAFMEPLAAKFALRTGRPVKFILSREEVFTSSRTRHAMRVHITTGFKKDGTMTALKMDDLMDSGAYGSHGLTVLCNAASKVLPLFNKVKNVQFIGRTVYTNNPVGGAYRGYGVTQATFGFMQHVDMIARQTGQDVLEYIKKWHIKEGEGSPVFEAIGEGKAGVAQVITCCKLSRCIDLGAEAIGWYDKRDKRISTSPDKVRGVGMAVSMQGSGIPLIDMGSAYMKLNEDGSCNLLMGATDTGTGSDTVMCQIAAEVLNIDPEMVIPLASDTDVTPFDDGAYASSGTYVSGGAVRVCAENFRDNILKAASMMLEVPQDRLETAGGVVWDKDDREKSADFGAICCYSMYGAGEKMHQIQGYGSYTSPVSPPPFIAQFAEVEVDRRTGDVKVLKFVSAVDCGKALNPKMTEGQVEGGVLNGIGFALREQYQFDSKGRMTNPDFGNYKVFGSLDVPEIKTILVDAYEETGPFGAKSVSEVCINGPAPAIANAIFDAVGVRLFDLPLTSERVLAAIKKG
- a CDS encoding amidohydrolase family protein, which encodes MKSYVIGNGVVADGLGTFLDPGAVVVEDGKIVAVKPIEEVSADDGEWLDVGGRLILPGLVNMHHHFYSQFASGISPHGDCDGFIDVLQDMWWPLDAAMDRDAVYWSGICGAMDSLCHGVTTVFDHHASMNFVEGVLDVLSQGIDVVGLKAALCLEMSDRLGKDRIEGQFKENLRFWSVNRNSSKRRGLLGLHANFTLSDESMAYIGRERPGDMAIHVHCGEGRMDYDYCLERGFKGPVDRLDSFGLLSSSSLLIHCIHISNDDYRIIRKKSPGVVTNPESNANNRVGSMDRSGIGSFLLGTDGMSGDMLASLRSAFLLDRKADSLWEGLAGAFFSNRYDYVRKFFTDVRGFEPGAAADIAVLDYVPLTPISNENLLGHLIFGAKGGKAFMTMVDGEILWREGRFSNPDLADIHMEARKVVQGFHRRFYSSPWTSKLSENPRDFSVE
- a CDS encoding diguanylate cyclase, which encodes MADLTVKVGNLFFANPVLPAAGPNVMKLEQMLDAVEGGVGGIVTKTVSREPAVYPKPCIAKGPCDGLLNCETWADKPWRSYLEDYKKVKQTGVPLICSIGYSPEDVAELGKGLEAEVGPDGIEFSTHYVGKTLDPLKKVADALKSSVSCPVWMKVSPSTPDIPEMARVMSDYVDGFVAINSVGPALDFNVNDPRPMLGTEDGHGWLSGPAIMGTALYCVFQISQAQDKPVIGVGGIRTGEDAVKFIMAGASLVGLCSEAIRKGPSIYGNIAREMGDWMDRKGYRSIDDIRGLYSSKVCGRSR
- a CDS encoding xanthine dehydrogenase family protein molybdopterin-binding subunit, coding for MGNRLKIVGKSEPRKDGWEKVTGRALFIDDIPLDGCWYGGVLRSDVARGRLVSIERDPAFDWSRVTVVTSSDLPGPNMVASVRDDCPILAEDKVCYVTEPIALVAAPDRDTLKEAMASLRPVIEPDGEPVIDVQDAIKADRLVWGEDNIIKSFDIKMGDLDRGFDEADLILEETYTTQHQEQVYLEPQGAFAVPGQDLRSVDVTISCQCPFYVHNSVVKGLGFDPDKVVIKQSITGGAFGGKEFYPSLVALHVAVLALASGKTVKMVFDRYEDLAATSKRHPSVTRIRSGHKKDGTITAMDVDFILNGGATTTLSVVVLQRGVLHATGCYKVPNARVLGRAVATNLPPSGAYRGFGVPQSMFALERHMDLAAEKLGLDPVAVREVNLLEVGDAIPCGQIMGQVAAKAVLDRALEMSDYRKKIEDFKAHNQGQPKTLRGIGLSLFLHGGAFTGSGEDYINGVTKVVFVPGDTAEQGRVEIRISSTEMGQGAATVLPQIVAEGLGLSLAKVDFMTPDTSQISNSGPTVASRTTVVVGAILTRSAGDMVEKLVDFLTSTLGVTVTFDGKVFCGGAHCLSFLEAAHRYSLEVGELIGWGKYLSTGSHWDDGTNTGDAYPSYSWACDVVEVEIDRDTLEIVPKKLHAVVEIGTVINPVLAQGQYEGGSLQALGYGWLEDMAVKGDRIDAGSLSKYLIPTTMDTPDYNLEFIEVPYQHGPYGAKGLGELPHDGGAPALAQAIGHALGVFPKDIPVTPERITAMLASKGENR
- a CDS encoding FAD binding domain-containing protein yields the protein MKIELYINREFHQIDIAPRDRLLDVLRRYRGLTGTKEGCGEGECGACAVILDGRLVNSCMVPALELHGSKVITIEGLGGETDALQRAFVEEGAVQCGFCTPGMVLAARSLLARKPSPSRDEIKEGLAGNLCRCTGYEKIIKAVSRAAQEGYGKIAASDLEDQEMVRPSEPPILSEDEKGRIFLPYDLDQACEALEKHPDICMLAGTTDFYPDIKKGAKFPEKLMDLTHLCDLKKIEEEEGSVVIGSGVTTQRIAEDPIVGAYFPALRDAADMSAAIAIKNKATIGGNLMTASPAADMPPVLLMLGASVIFRSSSGRREIPMEDFFRGYRKTAIEPGELLESVRIPIPAEGISQAFYKRGSRKSLTIARVNVACSARLDGGVIRDMRVVAGTMAVIPTVITAVSELVEGKPVTQSLVEAVKEAARDGVHPRTSEEYRKNITGNLVARFVMELGQDL
- a CDS encoding nucleoside deaminase — encoded protein: MTLDAVFNRMLDVIENDIVPITRQGVANGHKVFGAAVLLKKDLSLVLAGTNHELECPLWHGEVYTIKEFYRMENRPDPADCVFLSTHEPCSMCLSSIAWAGFPEFYFLFSYEETKDSFSIPHDIKMIKEVFLCDAPSRENSFYKAHPLVEMIPSLSDPEGAKERIARIQDEYDELSRTYQARKDDNSIPLK
- a CDS encoding stage V sporulation protein S is translated as MEILKVSASSQPKMVAGAIAAVIRESGAVECQAVGAGAVNQAVKSIAIARGYVAPNGIDMVCVPAFSKIEIGGEERTAIRFQLEKR